One segment of Patescibacteria group bacterium DNA contains the following:
- a CDS encoding UTP--glucose-1-phosphate uridylyltransferase, translating into MKIKKAVIIAAGFGTRFLPVTKVQAKELMPIVDKPVLEYIVEEMINSGITNIILVVNKYKISIENHFDRLFELEHTLKRGGKEKLLEKITTIPSKVNIAYVRQQAPLGTAHALLCAKAFVGNEPFVFSDADSVIDSKIPATKQLLEIYNKYKCPIVGVQKTENRFLTRYGNIYGKKIGKRIYKVEDSIEKPDIKKGEKVSPQGLFIAGMRYILTPQIFPILEKLKPGKGGEYYINDGIKDLLEKGDVYAYHYEGDYYDTGNKLEYLKANVNFAFKHEEVKDEFKKYLKNLEI; encoded by the coding sequence ATGAAAATTAAAAAAGCGGTTATTATCGCTGCTGGTTTTGGAACTCGTTTTTTGCCAGTTACAAAAGTTCAGGCAAAAGAATTAATGCCGATCGTTGATAAGCCTGTTTTAGAATATATTGTTGAGGAAATGATTAATAGCGGAATTACAAATATAATTCTGGTTGTTAATAAATACAAAATTTCTATTGAAAATCATTTTGATAGATTATTTGAGCTTGAGCATACTTTGAAAAGAGGAGGCAAAGAAAAATTATTAGAAAAAATTACGACTATTCCAAGCAAGGTAAATATTGCTTATGTAAGACAGCAAGCGCCTTTAGGCACTGCTCATGCTTTATTATGTGCTAAAGCATTTGTTGGGAACGAGCCGTTTGTTTTTTCTGACGCGGACAGCGTGATTGACAGCAAGATACCGGCGACAAAACAACTTTTAGAAATATATAATAAATATAAGTGTCCAATTGTTGGAGTGCAGAAAACAGAAAATCGTTTTTTAACAAGATATGGAAATATTTATGGGAAAAAAATAGGGAAAAGAATCTATAAAGTAGAAGATTCAATAGAAAAGCCAGACATTAAAAAAGGAGAAAAAGTTTCTCCGCAGGGTTTATTTATCGCAGGGATGAGATATATACTTACCCCCCAAATTTTTCCTATTTTAGAAAAATTAAAACCAGGCAAGGGCGGGGAATATTATATTAACGACGGAATAAAAGATTTGTTGGAAAAAGGGGATGTTTACGCTTATCATTATGAAGGCGATTATTATGACACTGGAAATAAATTGGAATATTTGAAAGCTAATGTCAATTTTGCTTTTAAACATGAAGAAGTAAAAGACGAGTTTAAAAAATATTTAAAGAATTTGGAGATATAA
- a CDS encoding glycosyltransferase family 2 protein has translation MDKKIAIIMINYKYYAKRFLKKSYESLTELNYPKENYRVYVVDNVTTPETINLCKKLAPEAVIVPSKGNGWGHANNVGARKAIEDEFDDYFFFVNMDTEFHFDFLTEAVKAYESDEKIGIVQSKILLHPPVNEEYMLNSKGNSITFLGFGYCAGDGKKDDTGDKIIDIISAAGAGLLISKKLFLKAGMCDESYFMYHDDIELSFKIKLMGYRLVLAPKSIIYHKHEFGRAIMQIYYMERNRLRFLLEFFEIKTLLIIFPAWLFMEIGMLPYSILNKWFLTKLKVYYYFLNPKNIFLIYKKRKFVQNLKKINDRKIIKGMVGVIDFQQIENPVLKYIANPIFNLYWKAVKRFI, from the coding sequence ATGGACAAAAAAATAGCAATAATAATGATAAATTATAAATATTATGCGAAACGGTTTTTAAAAAAGTCATATGAGAGTTTAACTGAATTAAATTACCCAAAAGAAAATTATCGCGTTTATGTTGTTGATAATGTTACAACCCCAGAAACAATAAATTTGTGTAAAAAATTGGCGCCTGAAGCAGTTATTGTTCCATCAAAAGGCAATGGATGGGGGCACGCGAATAATGTTGGCGCGCGAAAAGCGATTGAAGACGAATTTGACGATTATTTTTTCTTTGTGAATATGGATACGGAATTTCATTTTGATTTTTTGACAGAAGCTGTTAAAGCATATGAAAGCGACGAAAAAATTGGTATTGTTCAGTCAAAAATATTGCTTCATCCGCCAGTGAATGAAGAATATATGCTTAATTCAAAAGGGAATAGCATAACTTTTCTTGGCTTTGGATATTGCGCTGGCGACGGTAAAAAAGATGACACTGGAGATAAGATTATTGACATAATATCAGCAGCGGGAGCAGGGCTTTTAATATCAAAAAAATTATTTTTGAAAGCAGGTATGTGCGACGAATCTTATTTTATGTATCATGATGATATTGAATTAAGCTTTAAAATTAAGCTGATGGGATATCGCCTTGTTTTGGCGCCAAAATCAATAATTTACCATAAGCACGAATTTGGGCGCGCGATTATGCAAATTTATTACATGGAAAGGAATCGTTTGCGTTTTTTATTGGAATTTTTTGAAATTAAAACATTGCTTATTATTTTTCCGGCATGGCTGTTTATGGAAATTGGAATGCTTCCTTACTCTATTTTAAATAAATGGTTTTTGACCAAATTAAAAGTTTATTATTATTTTTTAAATCCTAAAAATATTTTTTTGATTTATAAAAAGAGAAAATTTGTTCAAAATTTAAAAAAAATAAATGACAGAAAAATAATAAAAGGAATGGTTGGAGTTATTGATTTTCAACAGATAGAAAATCCTGTTTTAAAATATATCGCGAATCCGATTTTTAATTTATATTGGAAAGCAGTAAAAAGATTTATATAA
- a CDS encoding glycosyltransferase has protein sequence MNFKATIIILDFLKAPQVLENMESLLEQKVDFNFKNIIIDNSCNKKNADILKQLEKYKNIKIKINKKNSGYPKAHNDVKNEIDGDYILIVNPDILWKKKNIFAKLINYMDNNQDIGILGPKQINRSGKVEMTIRAFPKIYLQVARRTFLRYLPILKSKVKYDEMQHLDYNKIQDVDWLQSSCVVIRKKLWDKVNGLCEDYFLFMSDVEICFQAWENNYRVVYFSKTEVCADGKRSSAGGFNQFFKSGVLRQHLKDSIKYRVKHFFDKNPRKKI, from the coding sequence ATGAATTTTAAAGCCACAATTATTATTCTTGATTTTTTAAAAGCGCCGCAAGTTCTTGAAAATATGGAATCTCTTTTAGAGCAAAAAGTTGATTTTAATTTTAAAAATATTATTATTGATAATTCTTGTAATAAAAAAAACGCTGATATTTTAAAGCAATTAGAAAAATATAAAAATATTAAAATAAAAATTAATAAAAAAAATAGCGGTTATCCTAAAGCGCATAATGATGTTAAAAATGAAATTGATGGAGATTACATTCTTATAGTTAATCCTGATATTTTATGGAAAAAGAAAAATATTTTTGCTAAGTTGATAAATTATATGGATAATAATCAAGATATTGGAATTTTGGGTCCAAAACAAATAAACAGAAGCGGAAAAGTCGAGATGACAATCAGAGCTTTCCCAAAAATTTATTTGCAAGTCGCGCGAAGGACTTTTTTGCGTTATTTGCCGATATTAAAAAGCAAAGTAAAATATGATGAAATGCAACATCTTGATTATAATAAAATTCAAGATGTTGATTGGCTACAGTCGTCTTGCGTTGTTATCCGCAAGAAATTATGGGATAAAGTTAATGGATTATGCGAGGATTATTTTTTGTTTATGTCTGATGTTGAAATTTGTTTTCAGGCGTGGGAAAATAATTATAGGGTTGTTTATTTTTCAAAAACAGAAGTTTGCGCTGATGGAAAAAGATCCAGCGCGGGCGGTTTTAATCAGTTTTTTAAAAGCGGTGTGTTGCGCCAGCATTTAAAAGATTCCATAAAATACAGGGTAAAACATTTTTTTGACAAAAATCCAAGAAAAAAGATTTGA